A region from the Enterobacteriaceae endosymbiont of Donacia clavipes genome encodes:
- the ybeY gene encoding rRNA maturation RNase YbeY: MKSNIILNYYNYCKNNYNLPTKNEIFYWLNIIFKKKNIRNIEITISIVTKNMIKKLNKEYLKISKPTNVLSFLLENNFFKKKLLGDIILCKEIIEYESILQKKTPKFHYTHIIIHAVLHLLKYEHKNFKEANLMELKEINILKLLGYKNPYL; encoded by the coding sequence ATGAAATCAAATATTATTTTAAATTATTACAATTATTGTAAAAATAATTATAATTTACCAACAAAAAATGAAATTTTTTATTGGTTAAATATAATTTTTAAAAAAAAAAATATTAGAAATATTGAAATAACTATCTCTATAGTAACAAAAAATATGATTAAAAAACTCAATAAAGAATATTTAAAAATATCTAAACCTACTAATGTTTTATCTTTTTTATTAGAAAATAATTTTTTTAAAAAAAAATTATTAGGAGATATTATCTTATGTAAAGAAATTATTGAATATGAATCTATTTTACAAAAAAAAACACCAAAATTTCATTATACTCATATTATTATACATGCAGTTTTACATTTATTAAAATATGAACATAAAAATTTTAAAGAAGCAAATTTAATGGAATTAAAAGAAATTAATATACTTAAATTACTTGGATATAAAAATCCGTATTTATAA